In one Fundulus heteroclitus isolate FHET01 chromosome 3, MU-UCD_Fhet_4.1, whole genome shotgun sequence genomic region, the following are encoded:
- the si:dkeyp-69b9.6 gene encoding zinc finger protein 865 isoform X2, which produces MFQFGKYNLDIIEMLSGHQAHQFKGLGLDRQLQHQQQVQLHQHQLQQQQQQQAESSGALLSGLGLGPLQGSRGNAFSDSASIFAKMSAPPPPPLQQQPSSSQTSRSKSSKMSSSSSSSHSSGYPQFLRSFHPSEAALAQEQLHPSVGRFEHFTGGSSSSGSAGGLGGLVTSAPPPPPLHPGLSVPQASPGPSSSSPSPSTSVATSNNPPSSSAVSSLGHQLVGAQSDARSLHQQFSCMLAANQYFLSGVPANASLEQFLVQQGTHNHLGIGLSQSGGEPSTSLAPPPALHSSHSHSHSTPQPQQPPQQPPQQQQLPPHSLSHPHSHSHPHHPLHPGSQASSLGGFDFQGIPVLSSNQIASLMQQEAGLPLPLPLHLSLSKEDGKGESSGGGSSGSSSSSSRRKKAMAGYLPQRKSESGSSSGSSHVHSSNNGNPSTSNGGLSHGQPPALIGSGVGMTNMGGDPSSLLASSSSSSSVVSSSSSSAPSSTAASVLVTNDSQLSKSDNQGSMQPNTSESDTEPIYSCGDCGKSFPHLSSLRRHMRMHEPTTAGTSNTATTGPNPVYIKAQSDPSLPHSTQETPQPSSNSCPSPDKVFHCPDCGKGFKKKGHLLQHGVLHSSARPYGCSTCSRAFNRRESLTRHEKIHEEKPFRCPACGRAFRESTSLLNHAASGTCGKPGYHDDHRSQGNPSPCYSGASPCGSGMAGPALRKAPLAPTLHPHSQSHNQHHHPQQQQPHLPLSSLLDDSEDDVTSSVNNAISAITAASNSGNRGDDRGDIIGGLLGGLGLGPLGSPSSTSGMDKNFRSGGNQEAMSSNPQNPTTKPKRPRKPRAKKDPAAGGQPPKRRQYTPRMGPSGLPRTHLCSVCGKGFARRETLRRHDRIHTGEKPHHCTICGKYFREAFHLSKHQTVHSGAKNYKCTICGKEFGYSQSLRRHSKLHQKGELEEVPTTPAPESLNSFNPNTQCSVAQDRSQNPAPSTSSYYPYSQDVKPQDSNPQPQPPPPPQSQSPAQPRLYTCAICWKSYRHHFQLTAHHQMVHEGGADKFFSCEVCGKQFAYSNSLTRHRQSQHGITRAEQSNPQEGSSGSGENRGGSDVNQSASESEAATNALLQMAPSTEGHGGQGLSVVTHSHQQPPPQPPAGYSPLFYDAAAAQSSTSSAPSYSQPLPPNSTIMPPQHPHSPAGVKGEHIYPAGSRSRTLHTTAPFQPLTELPSTEHHHLHHHHHLSHHHPHHQLDTQSHQHFECNTPLPHDDMRRHKKKKKKSDNREWRGSNWESQDLGRFDGVKRKKKISCTIRGQQNKKHGSLRLTIRRGGGSGGGGYRLINTGGMKVQILSSLQVPVKRFGCPICPNSVFSRKAGLLIHMAVKHPRKALSAQDRLRCRVCGKQSHRPLTAFIHRASHRARGTFSCRHCSARFWNATLLLRHKASCRRRAKRLQRGDAKRLKLSKKPGERQIHDSHEEMPYLQGSYRF; this is translated from the exons ATGTTCCAATTTGGAAAATACAATCTGGACATTATAGAGATGTTAAGTGGGCACCAGGCCCACCAGTTCAAAGGCCTTGGTTTAGATCGACAGCTACAGCATCAGCAGCAAGTGCAACTTCACCAGCATcaactccagcagcagcagcagcagcaggctgagTCTTCTGGAGCTCTTCTGTCTGGACTTGGCTTGGGCCCCCTGCAGGGGTCAAGAGGTAACGCCTTTTCTGATTCTGCCTCCATTTTTGCCAAGATGAGTGCCCCTCCTCCCCCACCTTTACAACAACAGCCTTCCTCATCTCAAACCTCCCGCTCAAAGTCAAGCaagatgagcagcagcagcagctcgaGTCATTCTTCTGGCTACCCGCAGTTCCTGCGCTCTTTCCACCCGTCTGAGGCAGCACTAGCACAGGAGCAGTTACACCCAAGTGTAGGCCGCTTTGAGCACTTTACCGGGGGAAGTAGCAGTAGTGGGAGTGCTGGGGGATTAGGAGGATTAGTAACATCagcacctccacctcctcctttACATCCCGGCCTCTCTGTCCCCCAGGCATCACCtggcccctcctcttcctctccctctccaTCAACATCTGTGGCCACCTCTAACAACCCTCCTAGCAGCAGTGCAGTCAGCTCTTTGGGACACCAGTTGGTTGGAGCCCAGTCTGATGCACGGAGCCTTCACCAACAGTTTAGTTGCATGTTAGCTGCTAATCAATATTTTCTTTCTGGTGTGcctgctaatgctagcttagaaCAGTTTCTGGTTCAACAGGGAACTCATAACCACTTAGGGATTGGGTTAAGTCAGTCAGGCGGGGAGCCTAGCACTAGCCTCGCTCCACCTCCCGCTTTGCACTCCTCGCACTCACACAGCCACTCCACCCCCCAGCCCCAGCAGCCTCCCCAGCAGCctccccagcagcagcagcttccacCTCACTCCCTTTCCCATCCTCACTCCCATTCTCATCCTCACCACCCTCTCCACCCGGGCTCCCAGGCTTCATCGCTGGGTGGCTTCGACTTCCAGGGCATTCCAGTGCTTTCGTCTAATCAGATAGCTTCTCTGATGCAGCAGGAAGCAGGTTTGCCCCTTCCCTTACCACTTCACTTGTCTTTATCGAAGGAAGATGGTAAAGGGGAAAGCAGCGGAGGTGGAAGCAGCGGCagcagtagcagtagtagtagaagGAAAAAAGCAATGGCCGGCTATTTGCctcaaagaaaatctgaaagcgGTAGTAGTAGCGGTAGCAGCCATGTTCACAGTAGCAACAATGGTAATCCAAGCACTAGTAATGGAGGGCTAAGTCATGGCCAGCCCCCGGCTTTAATTGGCAGTGGGGTTGGTATGACAAATATGGGCGGAGATCCGTCATCCCTTCTTGCCTCTTCATCTTCATCGTCATCAGTagtttcttcttcctcctcctctgctccctcTTCCACTGCTGCCTCAGTACTGGTTACTAATGATTCTCAGCTTTCTAAATCTGATAACCAGGGCTCAATGCAACCCAACACTTCAGAGTCCGATACAGAGCCCATTTATAGCTGTGGCGATTGTGGCAAAAGCTTCCCTCACCTATCAAGCCTTCGTAGGCATATGCGCATGCATGAGCCAACCACAGCAGGTACTAGCAATACTGCCACTACAGGCCCAAACCCCGTTTACATTAAAGCTCAGTCTGACCCAAGCCTTCCCCATTCGACCCAAGAAACTCCACAACCCTCGTCAAATTCATGTCCTAGTCCAGACAAAGTATTTCATTGCCCCGATTGTGGCAAAGGCTTTAAGAAAAAGGGGCACCTGCTGCAGCATGGAGTTTTACACTCTTCAGCCCGCCCATATGGCTGCTCCACCTGCTCTCGGGCTTTTAATCGTAGAGAGTCACTGACACGTCATGAGAAGATTCATGAGGAAAAGCCATTCCGATGTCCTGCCTGTGGTCGTGCCTTCCGAGAGAGCACCTCTCTTCTCAACCATGCTGCCTCAGGCACCTGCGGCAAGCCAG GCTACCATGATGACCACCGTTCTCAAGGTAATCCATCTCCGTGCTACTCTGGCGCCTCCCCCTGTGGAAGTGGGATGGCGGGCCCAGCTCTGAGAAAGGCTCCCTTGGCCCCAACTCTGCATCCGCACTCACAGAGCCACAACCAGCACCACCatccgcagcagcagcagccccaCCTGCCTCTTTCTTCTCTACTGGATGACTCAGAGGATGATGTCACTAGCTCTGTCAATAATGCAATCTCTGCAATAACAGCGGCTAGCAACAGTGGAAATAGAGGGGATGATAGGGGAGACATAATAGGAGGTCTGCTAGGTGGTCTTGGTTTAGGACCTCTAGGCTCACCTTCCTCCACCTCTGGCATGGATAAGAATTTCCGAAGTGGTGGGAACCAAGAGGCTATGAGCAGCAACCCACAGAATCCTACTACCAAACCAAAACGTCCTCGCAAACCAAGAGCTAAGAAAGATCCTGCAGCTGGTGGACAACCCCCAAAACGTAGGCAGTACACTCCCAGAATGGGGCCCAGCGGGCTCCCGCGCACTCACCTGTGCAGCGTCTGTGGCAAGGGGTTTGCGCGCCGCGAGACTCTGCGCAGGCACGACCGCATCCACACCGGCGAAAAGCCCCACCATTGCACCATATGCGGAAAATACTTCAGAGAGGCTTTTCACCTCAGCAAACATCAAACGGTCCACTCCGGTGCAAAGAATTACAAATGCACAATCTGCGGGAAAGAGTTTGGTTACTCCCAGAGCCTGAGGAGGCACAGCAAACTCCACCAGAAAGGGGAGCTGGAAGAGGTACCCACAACACCAGCTCCAGAGAGCCTCAACAGCTTTAACCCAAATACTCAATGTAGCGTGGCGCAAGACAGGAGCCAGAACCCAGCACCGAGTACCTCTTCCTACTACCCCTACTCTCAAGACGTCAAGCCTCAAGACTCCAACCCTCAGCCGCAGCCGCCTCCACCACCCCAATCGCAGTCCCCAGCGCAGCCTCGACTCTACACCTGCGCCATATGCTGGAAGTCCTACCGCCATCACTTCCAGCTTACTGCTCACCATCAGATGGTTCACGAAGGCGGGGCTGACAAGTTCTTCTCCTGCGAGGTGTGTGGGAAACAGTTTGCCTACTCTAATAGCCTCACTCGACACAGGCAGTCTCAGCATGGGATTACCCGAGCTGAACAGTCTAACCCCCAAGAAGGCAGCAGTGGGTCTGGAGAAAACAGAGGTGGGAGCGATGTTAATCAGTCAGCCTCAGAAAGCGAGGCTGCCACCAACGCCCTGCTTCAGATGGCTCCATCCACTGAAGGGCACGGAGGGCAGGGTCTTAGCGTTGTCACTCATAGTCACCAGCAACCGCCCCCGCAACCACCAGCTGGTTATTCCCCCCTCTTTTACGATGCTGCAGCAGCCCAGTCCTCCACCTCCAGTGCTCCATCCTACTCTCAGCCTCTCCCCCCCAACTCCACAATCATGCCCCCGCAGCACCCACATTCCCCTGCCGGGGTGAAGGGAGAGCACATTTACCCAGCCGGATCCCGTAGCCGCACGCTTCACACCACCGCCCCGTTCCAGCCCCTCACGGAACTGCCCTCCACTGAACATCACCATCTGCATCACCATCATCACCTCTCCCACCATCATCCCCATCATCAGTTAGACACCCAGTCCCACCAGCACTTTGAGTGCAACACCCCGCTGCCCCACGACGACATGAGACgacacaagaagaaaaaaaaaaagtccgaCAACAGAGAATGGAGGGGAAGTAACTGGGAATCGCAGGATTTAGGGAGATTTGATGGAgtcaaaaggaagaaaaagataaGCTGTACAATAAGAGGGCAGCAGAATAAGAAACACGGCTCTCTCCGTTTGACGATTagacgaggaggaggatctggtggTGGTGGATATAGGCTTATCAACACCGGAGGAATGAAGGTACAGATCCTGTCATCTCTCCAAGTTCCAGTGAAGCGGTTCGGATGTCCCATATGCCCCAACTCCGTGTTTTCCCGCAAAGCGGGGCTGCTGATCCACATGGCAGTTAAACACCCACGAAAGGCCTTGAGCGCTCAGGATCGGCTGAGGTGCAGAGTGTGTGGGAAGCAGTCTCACAGGCCTTTGACAGCCTTCATCCATCGAGCCTCCCATCGTGCCAGAGGGACTTTCTCCTGCCGCCACTGCTCCGCTCGCTTCTGGAACGCTACACTTCTTCTCAGGCACAAAGCGTCCTGCCGCCGCAGGGCTAAAAGACTGCAGAGAGGAGATGCTAAGAGGTTGAAGCTTTCGAAGAAACCCGGAGAAAGACAGATACACGACAGTCACGAGGAGATGCCATACTTACAAGGATCGTATAGATTCTGA
- the si:dkeyp-69b9.6 gene encoding zinc finger protein 384 isoform X3, with protein MFQFGKYNLDIIEMLSGHQAHQFKGLGLDRQLQHQQQVQLHQHQLQQQQQQQAESSGALLSGLGLGPLQGSRGYHDDHRSQGNPSPCYSGASPCGSGMAGPALRKAPLAPTLHPHSQSHNQHHHPQQQQPHLPLSSLLDDSEDDVTSSVNNAISAITAASNSGNRGDDRGDIIGGLLGGLGLGPLGSPSSTSGMDKNFRSGGNQEAMSSNPQNPTTKPKRPRKPRAKKDPAAGGQPPKRRQYTPRMGPSGLPRTHLCSVCGKGFARRETLRRHDRIHTGEKPHHCTICGKYFREAFHLSKHQTVHSGAKNYKCTICGKEFGYSQSLRRHSKLHQKGELEEVPTTPAPESLNSFNPNTQCSVAQDRSQNPAPSTSSYYPYSQDVKPQDSNPQPQPPPPPQSQSPAQPRLYTCAICWKSYRHHFQLTAHHQMVHEGGADKFFSCEVCGKQFAYSNSLTRHRQSQHGITRAEQSNPQEGSSGSGENRGGSDVNQSASESEAATNALLQMAPSTEGHGGQGLSVVTHSHQQPPPQPPAGYSPLFYDAAAAQSSTSSAPSYSQPLPPNSTIMPPQHPHSPAGVKGEHIYPAGSRSRTLHTTAPFQPLTELPSTEHHHLHHHHHLSHHHPHHQLDTQSHQHFECNTPLPHDDMRRHKKKKKKSDNREWRGSNWESQDLGRFDGVKRKKKISCTIRGQQNKKHGSLRLTIRRGGGSGGGGYRLINTGGMKVQILSSLQVPVKRFGCPICPNSVFSRKAGLLIHMAVKHPRKALSAQDRLRCRVCGKQSHRPLTAFIHRASHRARGTFSCRHCSARFWNATLLLRHKASCRRRAKRLQRGDAKRLKLSKKPGERQIHDSHEEMPYLQGSYRF; from the exons ATGTTCCAATTTGGAAAATACAATCTGGACATTATAGAGATGTTAAGTGGGCACCAGGCCCACCAGTTCAAAGGCCTTGGTTTAGATCGACAGCTACAGCATCAGCAGCAAGTGCAACTTCACCAGCATcaactccagcagcagcagcagcagcaggctgagTCTTCTGGAGCTCTTCTGTCTGGACTTGGCTTGGGCCCCCTGCAGGGGTCAAGAG GCTACCATGATGACCACCGTTCTCAAGGTAATCCATCTCCGTGCTACTCTGGCGCCTCCCCCTGTGGAAGTGGGATGGCGGGCCCAGCTCTGAGAAAGGCTCCCTTGGCCCCAACTCTGCATCCGCACTCACAGAGCCACAACCAGCACCACCatccgcagcagcagcagccccaCCTGCCTCTTTCTTCTCTACTGGATGACTCAGAGGATGATGTCACTAGCTCTGTCAATAATGCAATCTCTGCAATAACAGCGGCTAGCAACAGTGGAAATAGAGGGGATGATAGGGGAGACATAATAGGAGGTCTGCTAGGTGGTCTTGGTTTAGGACCTCTAGGCTCACCTTCCTCCACCTCTGGCATGGATAAGAATTTCCGAAGTGGTGGGAACCAAGAGGCTATGAGCAGCAACCCACAGAATCCTACTACCAAACCAAAACGTCCTCGCAAACCAAGAGCTAAGAAAGATCCTGCAGCTGGTGGACAACCCCCAAAACGTAGGCAGTACACTCCCAGAATGGGGCCCAGCGGGCTCCCGCGCACTCACCTGTGCAGCGTCTGTGGCAAGGGGTTTGCGCGCCGCGAGACTCTGCGCAGGCACGACCGCATCCACACCGGCGAAAAGCCCCACCATTGCACCATATGCGGAAAATACTTCAGAGAGGCTTTTCACCTCAGCAAACATCAAACGGTCCACTCCGGTGCAAAGAATTACAAATGCACAATCTGCGGGAAAGAGTTTGGTTACTCCCAGAGCCTGAGGAGGCACAGCAAACTCCACCAGAAAGGGGAGCTGGAAGAGGTACCCACAACACCAGCTCCAGAGAGCCTCAACAGCTTTAACCCAAATACTCAATGTAGCGTGGCGCAAGACAGGAGCCAGAACCCAGCACCGAGTACCTCTTCCTACTACCCCTACTCTCAAGACGTCAAGCCTCAAGACTCCAACCCTCAGCCGCAGCCGCCTCCACCACCCCAATCGCAGTCCCCAGCGCAGCCTCGACTCTACACCTGCGCCATATGCTGGAAGTCCTACCGCCATCACTTCCAGCTTACTGCTCACCATCAGATGGTTCACGAAGGCGGGGCTGACAAGTTCTTCTCCTGCGAGGTGTGTGGGAAACAGTTTGCCTACTCTAATAGCCTCACTCGACACAGGCAGTCTCAGCATGGGATTACCCGAGCTGAACAGTCTAACCCCCAAGAAGGCAGCAGTGGGTCTGGAGAAAACAGAGGTGGGAGCGATGTTAATCAGTCAGCCTCAGAAAGCGAGGCTGCCACCAACGCCCTGCTTCAGATGGCTCCATCCACTGAAGGGCACGGAGGGCAGGGTCTTAGCGTTGTCACTCATAGTCACCAGCAACCGCCCCCGCAACCACCAGCTGGTTATTCCCCCCTCTTTTACGATGCTGCAGCAGCCCAGTCCTCCACCTCCAGTGCTCCATCCTACTCTCAGCCTCTCCCCCCCAACTCCACAATCATGCCCCCGCAGCACCCACATTCCCCTGCCGGGGTGAAGGGAGAGCACATTTACCCAGCCGGATCCCGTAGCCGCACGCTTCACACCACCGCCCCGTTCCAGCCCCTCACGGAACTGCCCTCCACTGAACATCACCATCTGCATCACCATCATCACCTCTCCCACCATCATCCCCATCATCAGTTAGACACCCAGTCCCACCAGCACTTTGAGTGCAACACCCCGCTGCCCCACGACGACATGAGACgacacaagaagaaaaaaaaaaagtccgaCAACAGAGAATGGAGGGGAAGTAACTGGGAATCGCAGGATTTAGGGAGATTTGATGGAgtcaaaaggaagaaaaagataaGCTGTACAATAAGAGGGCAGCAGAATAAGAAACACGGCTCTCTCCGTTTGACGATTagacgaggaggaggatctggtggTGGTGGATATAGGCTTATCAACACCGGAGGAATGAAGGTACAGATCCTGTCATCTCTCCAAGTTCCAGTGAAGCGGTTCGGATGTCCCATATGCCCCAACTCCGTGTTTTCCCGCAAAGCGGGGCTGCTGATCCACATGGCAGTTAAACACCCACGAAAGGCCTTGAGCGCTCAGGATCGGCTGAGGTGCAGAGTGTGTGGGAAGCAGTCTCACAGGCCTTTGACAGCCTTCATCCATCGAGCCTCCCATCGTGCCAGAGGGACTTTCTCCTGCCGCCACTGCTCCGCTCGCTTCTGGAACGCTACACTTCTTCTCAGGCACAAAGCGTCCTGCCGCCGCAGGGCTAAAAGACTGCAGAGAGGAGATGCTAAGAGGTTGAAGCTTTCGAAGAAACCCGGAGAAAGACAGATACACGACAGTCACGAGGAGATGCCATACTTACAAGGATCGTATAGATTCTGA